Proteins from a single region of Terriglobales bacterium:
- a CDS encoding DUF3341 domain-containing protein, producing MIREGIYGLMAEYDTVPDLVNAAEKAHEIGYRRMDTYSPFPIEPAAEAIGFHKNRVALVVLIGGLLGGTGGYSLAYWISVLAYPINTGGKPWHSWPAFIPPTFECTVLGASLAAFIGMLAMNGLPMPYHPVFNAPNFALASKDKFFLCIEAADPQFDLTKTRQFLEQTNPRVVTEVPN from the coding sequence ATGATCCGCGAGGGCATCTACGGACTAATGGCCGAGTACGACACCGTTCCCGATTTGGTAAATGCCGCCGAGAAGGCCCACGAAATCGGCTATCGGCGCATGGATACGTATTCGCCATTCCCGATCGAACCCGCCGCTGAAGCGATCGGCTTCCATAAGAACCGCGTTGCGCTGGTGGTGTTGATCGGCGGGTTGTTGGGCGGCACTGGAGGATACTCGCTCGCTTACTGGATTTCCGTACTGGCATATCCGATCAACACCGGCGGAAAGCCGTGGCACTCATGGCCGGCCTTCATTCCTCCGACGTTTGAATGCACGGTGTTGGGAGCATCGCTGGCTGCTTTCATCGGCATGCTGGCAATGAACGGATTGCCGATGCCCTATCATCCGGTCTTTAACGCGCCGAATTTCGCGCTGGCCAGCAAGGACAAATTCTTCCTGTGCATCGAAGCCGCAGATCCGCAATTCGATCTTACGAAGACTCGGCAATTCCTGGAGCAAACCAATCCGCGCGTAGTCACGGAGGTGCCGAATTGA
- the nrfD gene encoding NrfD/PsrC family molybdoenzyme membrane anchor subunit, translating to MATKGLTDLPPSQRPYLVDPPVIAPGHTFTSVTEKVMRTVLTPHTPIGWIFGILVTFGIVQILMVAAGYLFYQGVGIWGITIPSAWGFAIVNFVWWIGIGHAGTLISAILLLLKQSWRTSINRAAEAMTLFAVMCAGMFPILHTGRPWLAAYWLFPLPLTMGVWPQFRSPLIWDVFAVSTYFTVSLLFWFTGLIPDIATLRDNAKHRVTRIIYGVLCMGWRGSARHWSRYETAYLLLAGLSTPLVLSVHTVVSWDFAIAVLPGWHTTIFPPYFVAGAIYSGFAMVLTLLIPIRAAYGMKDFITTRHLQNMAKVMLATGLIVAYGYFFEAFMSWYSGDVFEMFQFKNRATGPLGAFYWMLITCNIVLPQSLWFRKVRSSPVLLWIVSIIVNIGMWLERFVIVVISLHRDFLPSSWGTYKATRWDYATFLGTLGFFTFAFLMFIRVLPMISIFELRALLPQSRLQPLLEENLQ from the coding sequence ATGGCAACCAAAGGCCTTACAGATCTGCCTCCATCACAGCGGCCATACCTGGTCGATCCTCCTGTGATTGCGCCGGGGCACACTTTCACCTCGGTGACCGAGAAGGTGATGCGCACCGTGCTCACGCCGCATACGCCGATCGGCTGGATCTTCGGAATTCTGGTGACCTTCGGCATCGTGCAGATTCTGATGGTCGCCGCCGGATACCTCTTCTATCAGGGTGTGGGCATTTGGGGCATCACGATCCCGTCCGCATGGGGATTCGCCATCGTCAACTTCGTGTGGTGGATCGGTATCGGCCACGCCGGAACGCTGATCTCCGCCATTCTGCTATTGCTCAAGCAGAGCTGGCGCACGTCTATCAATCGCGCTGCTGAAGCCATGACGCTCTTCGCCGTCATGTGCGCGGGCATGTTCCCGATTCTGCACACCGGTCGTCCCTGGCTCGCTGCTTACTGGCTCTTCCCGCTGCCGTTGACGATGGGAGTGTGGCCGCAGTTCCGCAGCCCGCTTATCTGGGACGTTTTCGCCGTCTCGACGTACTTCACTGTCTCGCTGCTGTTCTGGTTTACCGGACTTATCCCGGATATCGCCACGCTGCGCGACAACGCCAAGCATCGCGTGACGCGAATCATCTACGGTGTGCTTTGCATGGGGTGGCGCGGATCGGCGCGGCACTGGTCGCGCTATGAGACCGCATACTTGTTGCTGGCTGGTCTTTCCACGCCGCTGGTGCTCTCAGTCCATACGGTGGTGAGCTGGGATTTCGCGATCGCCGTTCTGCCCGGCTGGCACACGACGATCTTCCCGCCATACTTCGTCGCTGGCGCGATCTATTCCGGCTTCGCGATGGTGCTCACGCTGCTGATTCCGATCCGCGCGGCCTACGGCATGAAGGACTTCATCACCACGCGTCACCTGCAGAACATGGCCAAGGTGATGCTCGCGACGGGATTGATCGTCGCCTACGGCTACTTCTTTGAAGCGTTCATGTCGTGGTACAGCGGAGACGTCTTCGAGATGTTCCAGTTCAAGAATCGCGCGACCGGTCCGCTGGGCGCGTTCTACTGGATGCTGATCACGTGCAACATCGTCCTGCCGCAATCGCTATGGTTCCGTAAAGTGCGCAGCTCGCCGGTGCTGCTGTGGATCGTCTCCATCATCGTCAACATCGGCATGTGGCTGGAGCGCTTCGTGATCGTCGTGATCAGTCTCCACCGTGACTTCCTGCCGTCATCGTGGGGAACTTATAAAGCCACGCGCTGGGACTATGCGACTTTCCTCGGCACGCTCGGATTCTTTACCTTTGCATTCCTGATGTTCATTCGCGTGTTGCCGATGATTTCCATTTTTGAACTGCGAGCCTTGCTCCCGCAATCAAGGCTGCAGCCGCTGCTCGAGGAGAACCTGCAATGA
- a CDS encoding cytochrome c3 family protein, whose protein sequence is ILEPVRASYRNGTPIWWTKLHDLPDYVYFNHEIHINKGIGCASCHGPIDEMPLTYQHASLQMEWCLDCHRNPAKNIRPVGDPIFNMGWKGPSTASPVYCEDGTGNCSLNGPYYQTTGQPMQHWKKFEDQMSMGKYLVAQYHVRTPNEIQSCDTCHR, encoded by the coding sequence ACATCCTCGAACCTGTGCGCGCCAGCTATCGCAACGGCACTCCGATCTGGTGGACGAAGCTGCACGATTTGCCCGATTACGTTTATTTCAATCACGAGATTCACATCAATAAGGGAATCGGCTGCGCCTCGTGCCATGGCCCGATCGACGAGATGCCGCTCACCTATCAGCATGCCAGTTTGCAGATGGAGTGGTGCCTCGATTGCCATCGCAATCCGGCGAAGAACATTCGTCCGGTAGGCGATCCGATTTTCAATATGGGCTGGAAGGGGCCGAGCACAGCGAGTCCGGTGTACTGCGAGGACGGCACAGGGAATTGTTCCCTGAATGGTCCTTATTACCAGACCACCGGCCAGCCAATGCAGCACTGGAAGAAGTTTGAAGATCAGATGTCGATGGGCAAATACCTGGTGGCGCAGTATCACGTGCGCACTCCAAACGAAATTCAAAGTTGCGATACCTGCCACAGATAA
- a CDS encoding TAT-variant-translocated molybdopterin oxidoreductase: MRSEPPAAAVEQLDDDSTTSMTAYGLEIGLERDMENHPELVQIKTSPAHKTKLTLQQVRERLSAATGKAYWRSLEELIDEPGFEELLENEFPEGVAELNRAEDGVSRRNFLKLAGASMALAGLSACTRQPAEAIVPYIRQPEDLIPGIPKFFATTMPFPTGGIPLLVKSNEFRPTKIEGNPQHPASNGATDVFAQASVLDLYDPDRSTSSSYRGEQRNWGDFAGAVDVYKTKAAASGGAGLRFLSETVVSPTLASQIQTVLKKFPNAKWYQWDPVNRDAARAASQTLFGQYAEPIYKFEAANVVLSLDADFLNTSAFPGFIPYSRAFTSRRKLAEDAPMSRLYSVESFHTTAGALSDNRLPLRASDIVPFAAALASALGAGGVSAPAQEWTQDQQKFLTALAKDLKANSGASIVLPGEQQPPALHVLAAQINQALGNVGKTIVYTDPVELVPTDQLGGLKQLVADMNAGKVDLLVILEGNPAYNTPVDLGFELAMPKVKEIAHLCNYRNETTRMAQWHIHSAHYLEMWSDARAYDGTCSIVQPLIAPLYGGRSAHEVVALFTDTPELTPYDAVRAYWKQNGKAAGDFETNWRKWLHDGIIPNTASPVKSLAPRGGAPQVKTLDKSAMEVVFRPDPTIYDGRYNNNAWLQECPKPLIRLEWDNAAMMSIDTAAKHGWNQEDILRITVDGRTIEAPVLVVYGMPDNSITLHLGYGRSFSGRVGNGFGFNAYEIRGMNAPLIATAEKVENSGGTYKLAVVQNFTLIDPHGDSKLMNRSVQGAEAVRRDIIRVGSYDEYKKNPDFAHGDRFEEAPEENDSLYPGYDYTKGYQWGMAVDMNSCVGCNSCVIACQAENNSPVVGKEQVKIGRDMKWLRIDAYYAGDLLNPRAFMQPMMCQHCENAPCEPVCPVGATVHSPEGLNVMVYNRCVGTRYCSNNCPYKVRRFNFMLFADYTTPSLKPLRNPDVTVRSRGVMEKCTYCLQRINAARIQAEVEETRLQETDPKAERKIRDGEVVTACQQACPTDAIVFGNINDPNSRVTKIKAQPRNYGVLTQINTRPRTSYIANVVNPNMEIGDRTDMPGKTYIGAES, from the coding sequence GTGAGATCAGAACCACCTGCGGCAGCGGTGGAGCAGTTGGACGACGACAGCACGACGAGCATGACGGCCTATGGGCTGGAAATTGGTTTAGAGAGAGACATGGAGAATCACCCCGAGTTGGTGCAGATCAAAACCTCACCAGCGCATAAAACCAAGTTGACGCTCCAGCAGGTGCGCGAGCGGCTCTCCGCCGCAACCGGCAAGGCATATTGGCGGAGCCTCGAAGAGCTGATCGATGAACCTGGCTTTGAAGAGCTCCTCGAAAACGAGTTTCCCGAGGGCGTTGCCGAGCTGAATCGAGCAGAGGACGGCGTCTCGCGGCGCAACTTCCTGAAGCTCGCCGGCGCGTCGATGGCGCTCGCCGGACTTTCGGCCTGCACGCGGCAGCCAGCCGAAGCGATCGTTCCTTACATTCGCCAGCCCGAAGATCTGATTCCGGGAATCCCGAAATTTTTCGCCACAACGATGCCATTCCCGACCGGCGGCATTCCGCTGCTGGTAAAAAGCAACGAATTTCGCCCGACGAAGATCGAAGGCAATCCGCAGCATCCCGCATCGAACGGCGCGACCGACGTTTTCGCCCAGGCTTCCGTTCTCGATCTTTATGATCCAGATCGTTCGACGAGTTCGAGCTATCGCGGCGAGCAGCGCAACTGGGGAGATTTTGCCGGGGCAGTCGATGTCTACAAGACCAAAGCCGCCGCTTCGGGCGGCGCGGGCTTGCGCTTTCTGAGCGAGACGGTTGTATCGCCGACGCTCGCATCGCAGATTCAGACGGTTCTGAAGAAGTTCCCCAATGCGAAGTGGTATCAGTGGGATCCAGTCAATCGCGATGCGGCGCGAGCGGCTTCGCAGACGCTCTTTGGGCAATACGCGGAGCCGATTTACAAATTCGAAGCCGCGAATGTCGTGCTCTCGCTCGATGCCGATTTCCTGAACACGTCGGCGTTCCCCGGATTCATTCCTTACTCGCGCGCGTTTACCAGCCGTCGCAAGCTCGCGGAAGATGCGCCGATGAGCCGGTTGTACTCGGTTGAGAGCTTCCACACCACCGCAGGCGCGCTCTCGGATAATCGTCTGCCGCTGCGCGCATCTGACATCGTGCCTTTCGCTGCCGCTCTTGCCAGCGCTCTTGGGGCGGGCGGCGTCTCAGCTCCAGCACAGGAGTGGACGCAGGATCAGCAGAAATTCCTTACCGCGCTCGCGAAAGATCTGAAGGCGAACTCCGGTGCATCCATCGTGCTGCCGGGAGAGCAGCAGCCGCCTGCACTGCACGTTCTTGCTGCGCAAATCAATCAGGCACTCGGGAATGTCGGTAAGACGATCGTCTACACCGATCCAGTCGAACTCGTGCCGACCGACCAACTCGGCGGACTCAAGCAGCTTGTCGCCGACATGAACGCCGGCAAGGTGGATTTGCTGGTCATCCTCGAGGGCAATCCGGCGTACAACACGCCAGTTGATCTCGGCTTCGAGCTGGCGATGCCGAAAGTCAAAGAGATCGCCCACCTCTGCAACTACCGCAATGAAACCACGCGGATGGCGCAGTGGCACATTCACAGCGCGCATTATCTGGAAATGTGGAGCGATGCGCGCGCCTACGACGGGACGTGCTCGATCGTTCAGCCGCTGATCGCTCCTCTTTACGGTGGGCGCAGCGCGCATGAAGTCGTCGCGCTGTTTACCGACACGCCCGAGTTGACGCCCTACGACGCCGTCCGCGCCTATTGGAAGCAAAACGGGAAAGCTGCCGGCGACTTCGAGACCAACTGGCGCAAGTGGCTGCACGACGGCATCATTCCCAATACGGCATCGCCGGTGAAATCTTTGGCTCCGCGCGGCGGAGCGCCACAGGTCAAGACGCTCGACAAGAGCGCCATGGAAGTTGTCTTCCGTCCCGATCCGACGATTTACGACGGACGCTACAACAACAATGCGTGGCTGCAGGAATGTCCCAAGCCGCTGATTCGTCTGGAGTGGGACAACGCCGCGATGATGAGTATCGATACTGCGGCGAAGCACGGCTGGAATCAGGAAGACATCCTGCGCATCACCGTCGATGGCCGCACCATCGAAGCGCCGGTGCTCGTCGTCTACGGCATGCCCGACAACAGCATCACGCTGCATCTGGGCTACGGGCGCTCGTTCTCCGGACGCGTCGGCAATGGATTCGGATTCAACGCCTACGAAATTCGCGGCATGAATGCTCCGCTGATCGCAACCGCGGAAAAAGTCGAGAACAGCGGCGGCACTTACAAGCTGGCGGTGGTGCAGAACTTTACCTTGATCGATCCGCACGGCGACTCCAAGCTGATGAATCGCTCGGTGCAGGGCGCCGAAGCGGTACGACGCGACATTATCCGCGTAGGCTCCTACGACGAGTACAAGAAGAACCCCGACTTCGCCCACGGCGACAGGTTCGAGGAAGCGCCGGAAGAAAACGATTCGCTGTACCCCGGCTACGACTACACCAAGGGATACCAGTGGGGCATGGCGGTCGACATGAACTCCTGTGTTGGCTGCAACTCGTGCGTGATCGCCTGCCAGGCGGAGAATAATTCTCCCGTTGTGGGAAAGGAGCAGGTGAAGATCGGTCGCGACATGAAGTGGCTGCGCATCGACGCCTACTACGCCGGCGATCTGCTCAATCCGCGCGCATTTATGCAGCCGATGATGTGCCAGCACTGCGAGAACGCGCCCTGCGAGCCGGTATGCCCGGTGGGCGCAACTGTGCACTCGCCCGAAGGTCTCAATGTCATGGTTTATAACCGCTGCGTGGGCACTCGCTATTGCTCGAACAACTGCCCATATAAGGTGAGGCGGTTCAATTTCATGCTGTTCGCCGACTACACCACGCCAAGTCTCAAGCCGCTGCGCAATCCCGACGTTACCGTTCGCAGCCGCGGCGTGATGGAGAAGTGCACCTACTGCCTGCAGCGCATCAATGCTGCGCGCATTCAGGCAGAGGTTGAAGAAACGCGGCTGCAGGAGACAGATCCCAAAGCGGAACGCAAGATTCGCGATGGCGAAGTAGTGACGGCATGCCAGCAGGCCTGCCCGACCGATGCCATCGTTTTCGGCAACATCAACGATCCTAATAGCCGCGTGACCAAGATCAAGGCGCAGCCCCGTAATTACGGCGTACTGACGCAGATCAACACGCGGCCGCGAACGTCTTATATCGCGAATGTGGTGAATCCCAATATGGAAATCGGCGATCGTACCGACATGCCGGGCAAGACTTATATCGGAGCCGAATCGTAA